A portion of the Phacochoerus africanus isolate WHEZ1 chromosome 5, ROS_Pafr_v1, whole genome shotgun sequence genome contains these proteins:
- the ATP6V1E2 gene encoding V-type proton ATPase subunit E 2, producing the protein MALSDVDVQKQIKHMMAFIEQEANEKAEEIDAKAEEEFNIEKGRLVQTQRLKIMEYYEKKEKQIEQQKKIQMSTMRNQARLKVLRARNDLISELLNDAKLSLSRIVADQEVYQALLDKLVLQGLLRLLEPVVIIRCRPQDLFLVKAAVQKAIPQYTTISHKHVEVQVDQEVQLATDAAGGVEVYSGDQRIKVSNTLESRLDLLFQQKMPEIRKALFGANANRKYFV; encoded by the coding sequence ATGGCTCTGAGTGATGTTGATGTGCAGAAGCAGATTAAGCATATGATGGCTTTCATTGAGCAGGAAGCCAATGAGAAGGCAGAAGAAATAGATGCCAAGGCTGAGGAAGAGTTCAACATTGAGAAAGGACGCCTTGTGCAAACCCAACGACTGAAGATTATGGAGTAttatgagaagaaagagaagcagataGAGCAGCAGAAGAAAATCCAGATGTCTACCATGAGGAATCAGGCAAGGTTGAAAGTCCTGAGAGCCCGAAATGACCTCATCTCAGAGTTGCTGAATGATGCAAAGCTAAGTCTCAGCAGGATTGTGGCAGACCAGGAAGTCTACCAGGCACTGCTGGATAAATTAGTGCTCCAGGGTCTGCTTAGACTGCTGGAGCCTGTGGTGATCATACGCTGCAGGCCACAGGACCTCTTCCTGGTGAAGGCTGCAGTGCAAAAAGCCATCCCTCAATATACGACGATCTCCCACAAACATGTAGAAGTTCAAGTTGACCAAGAGGTGCAACTggctacagatgcagctggaGGTGTGGAGGTCTACAGTGGCGATCAGCGAATAAAGGTTTCCAACACTCTGGAAAGTCGACTAGATCTCCTATTCCAGCAAAAGATGCCAGAAATACGAAAGGCCTTGTTTGGAGCCAATGCCAACAGAAAGTATTTTGTATAA
- the TMEM247 gene encoding transmembrane protein 247 has translation MATEDREMMEGGGAGESCPTFPKMVPDDPMSEGKARASLPQEAESPKPDSSYDYLGEMESCEDGGCPGPPKSPSSKAGPAPTKGQAGDGPELAELPPAPATPAPGTPGPQRSGEMELEKVRMEFELTRLRYLHEENERQRQHEEVMEQLHQQATPRLFSGGLQDLLLPQNQFAMFLYCFIFIHIIYVTKEMIFFLFSKHYLFCIAAILLCLIKALWSYLQVPSLSPSLGTTLSPIRTCC, from the exons ATGGCAACAGAGGACAGGGAGATGATGGAAGGCGGGGGGGCGGGAGAAAGCTGCCCAACCTTTCCCAAGATGGTGCCTGATGACCCCATGTCTGAAGGGAAGGCAAGGGCTTCTTTG ccccaggaGGCAGAGTCCCCAAAGCCAGACTCCTCCTACGACTACCTGGGGGAGATGGAATCTTGTGAGGACGGAGGCTGCCCAGGGCCACCTAAGTCACCGTCCTCCAAGGCCGGCCCGGCCCCCACCAAGGGCCAGGCGGGCGACGGACCCGAACTCGCAGAGTTGCCCCCAGCTCCAGCCACGCCGGCCCCGGGGACTCCAGGGCCCCAGCGCAGCGGCGAgatggagctggagaaggtgCGCATGGAATTCGAGCTCACGCGGCTCAGGTACCTGCATGAGGAGAACGAGCGCCAGCGGCAGCATGAGGAAGTAATGGAGCAGCTGCACCAGCAGGCCACGCCCCGCCTG TTCTCGGGAGGCCTCCAGGACCTCCTGCTCCCCCAGAACCAGTTCGCCATGTTCCTGTACTGCTTCATCTTTATACACATCATCTATGTCACCAAGGAGAtgatcttcttcctcttctccaagCACTACCTGTTCTGCATCGCGGCCATTCTGCTCTGTTTGATTAAAGCTTTATGGTCATACCTCCAGGTGCCTTCGCTCTCTCCGTCACTGGGCACCACCCTCTCCCCCATCAGAACCTGCTGTTAG